One window of the Shewanella litorisediminis genome contains the following:
- the htpX gene encoding protease HtpX: protein MKRVFLFLLTNLAVLLVASIVMSILGVDTRSMSGLLVFAAIFGFGGAFFSLAISKWMAKKSMGCEVITTPRDATEKWLIDTVARQAQQAGIKMPEVAIYNSPEMNAFATGPSKNNSLVAVSTGLLYGMTQDEVEGVLAHEVSHVANGDMVTLTLIQGVVNTFVIFAARVVAGIINNFFSSDEEGEGLGTFAYIAVVFVLEMLFGILASIVVAYFSRIREYRADEGGAKLAGRHKMVAALERLRSGPETGAMPAQMAAFGINGKRSIGELLMSHPPLEKRIEALKAQ, encoded by the coding sequence ATGAAACGTGTATTTCTTTTCCTGTTGACCAACCTGGCGGTGCTGCTGGTTGCGTCGATAGTGATGTCTATTCTGGGCGTTGATACTCGCTCCATGAGTGGGCTCTTGGTATTTGCTGCAATCTTTGGTTTTGGTGGCGCCTTTTTCTCGCTGGCCATTTCCAAGTGGATGGCAAAAAAATCCATGGGTTGTGAAGTGATCACAACGCCCCGTGATGCCACCGAAAAATGGCTTATCGATACGGTTGCCCGCCAGGCGCAGCAAGCCGGCATCAAGATGCCAGAAGTGGCTATCTACAATTCTCCAGAAATGAATGCCTTTGCCACAGGCCCAAGCAAAAACAACTCACTGGTTGCCGTGAGCACCGGCCTGCTTTACGGCATGACACAGGATGAGGTGGAAGGGGTGCTTGCCCACGAGGTGAGCCACGTGGCCAATGGTGACATGGTAACCCTGACCCTTATTCAGGGCGTGGTGAACACCTTTGTTATCTTCGCCGCCCGCGTTGTTGCAGGTATTATCAATAACTTCTTCTCCAGTGATGAAGAGGGTGAAGGTCTGGGTACTTTTGCCTACATCGCAGTGGTGTTCGTGCTGGAAATGCTGTTTGGTATTTTGGCGTCTATCGTGGTTGCTTACTTCTCGCGTATCCGTGAGTACCGCGCCGATGAAGGCGGTGCCAAATTGGCGGGACGTCACAAGATGGTTGCTGCACTTGAGCGTCTGCGTTCCGGTCCTGAGACAGGTGCCATGCCAGCCCAGATGGCGGCGTTTGGTATCAACGGCAAGCGTTCAATCGGCGAATTGCTGATGAGCCATCCGCCGCTGGAAAAACGCATTGAAGCACTGAAAGCTCAGTAA
- the cctA gene encoding tetraheme c-type cytochrome CctA has product MSKTLLSAIFGAAFAALALTPAAFAGDQTLAEFHVENGGCDSCHKDESPSADGAYEFEQCQSCHGTLAEMDDVHKPHDGNLVCADCHAPHDNNVGQKPTCESCHDDGRTADSVLKK; this is encoded by the coding sequence GTGAGTAAAACACTCTTGAGCGCCATTTTCGGTGCCGCCTTTGCAGCCCTGGCCCTGACTCCCGCAGCATTCGCCGGTGATCAGACTCTGGCTGAGTTCCACGTTGAAAACGGTGGTTGTGATTCTTGCCACAAGGACGAGTCTCCTTCGGCTGACGGCGCCTATGAATTCGAACAATGCCAAAGCTGCCACGGCACACTGGCGGAAATGGACGATGTACACAAGCCACACGATGGCAATCTGGTATGTGCTGACTGTCACGCACCACACGACAACAACGTGGGCCAGAAGCCTACCTGTGAATCCTGCCATGATGATGGCCGTACCGCAGACAGCGTACTGAAAAAGTAA